A portion of the Carcharodon carcharias isolate sCarCar2 chromosome 18, sCarCar2.pri, whole genome shotgun sequence genome contains these proteins:
- the LOC121290826 gene encoding claudin-14-like — translation MAHMGIQIIGFFLGLLGLFGTLVTTILPHWRRTAHVGADIITAMEFMKGLWMECVWQSTGIYQCQVHRSQLALPPDLQAARAMMVISCLLSALATCISIMGMKCTVCFKESSSKNNIAVSGGICYILAGIMCLIPVSWSTNDLIRDFYNPTIPPRTKYEIGEALYIGFVSTSMTLIGGTLLCLSCSQQRNGRPNQLPASFVQTAPQCRLPAVYKGNSISQTSAPHSSYRLHDYV, via the coding sequence ATGGCTCACATGGGAATTCAGATCATTGGGTTTTTTCTTGGCCTCCTTGGCCTATTTGGAACATTGGTcaccactatcttaccacacTGGCGTAGAACAGCACACGTGGGTGCTGATATCATCACAGCCATGGAGTTCATGAAAGGACTTTGGATGGAATGTGTCTGGCAAAGTACTGGCATCTACCAGTGTCAAGTCCATCGTTCGCAGCTGGCATTGCCCCCAGACCTCCAGGCAGCTCGTGCTATGATGGTCATTTCTTGTTTGCTTTCTGCACTGGCCACTTGCATTTCCATCATGGGTATGAAATGCACCGTGTGCTTCAAGGAATCTTCATCCAAAAATAACATTGCTGTCTCAGGAGGAATCTGCTACATCCTTGCTGGCATCATGTGCCTCATTCCAGTGTCTTGGTCAACAAATGACCTAATACGAGACTTCTACAACCCAACGATTCCACCCAGAACCAAATATGAAATAGGAGAGGCTTTGTACATTGGCTTTGTGTCAACGAGCATGACGCTTATTGGTGGGACTCTCCTTTGTCTGTCCTGTTCTCAGCAGAGGAATGGCCGGCCCAACCAACTACCGGCTTCATTTGTACAGACTGCACCTCAGTGTAGGCTACCAGCTGTTTATAAGGGCAACTCAATTTCACAAACATCAGCCCCACATAGCAGTTACCGTTTACATGACTATGTGTGA